A genome region from Nitrospira sp. includes the following:
- a CDS encoding Crp/Fnr family transcriptional regulator has protein sequence MNMTDHRHCAALSGCFRGKLCEQLMNRPGRAVGKGELVYGLGDSAQSVFFLRRGFVKLTSLTEDGRELILRLHQTGEVFGELCHCTGERRERAVAMEDSEIVELNFDEFVAHLQNNRPAFLLFLSNVAQQLSAAYDQIQTLSFSSTMERLVRTLGRLADEFGEPDGEWVRLTHYFRQDDLAQMIGARREVVSTLLNQLRERGLINYARKDGLLLHRVGLDGFLSAAEKMPANLSDSGF, from the coding sequence ATGAATATGACAGACCACCGTCACTGCGCCGCTCTGTCGGGCTGTTTTCGCGGCAAACTCTGTGAGCAGCTCATGAACAGGCCTGGGCGTGCCGTGGGCAAGGGCGAACTCGTCTACGGCCTTGGTGATTCGGCTCAGAGTGTCTTCTTCCTTCGGCGAGGATTTGTGAAGTTGACTTCTCTGACCGAGGATGGCCGTGAATTGATTCTCCGCCTGCATCAAACCGGAGAGGTGTTCGGCGAGCTCTGTCATTGCACCGGGGAGCGTCGCGAACGGGCCGTGGCGATGGAAGACAGCGAGATCGTCGAATTGAACTTCGATGAATTTGTGGCGCATCTGCAGAACAATCGTCCCGCCTTCCTACTGTTTCTCTCCAACGTCGCGCAGCAGCTGTCGGCGGCCTATGACCAGATCCAGACCCTCTCATTCAGCAGCACCATGGAGCGATTAGTGCGGACGCTGGGTCGGCTGGCCGATGAATTCGGCGAGCCGGACGGCGAATGGGTGCGACTCACGCATTATTTCCGGCAGGACGATCTGGCGCAGATGATCGGTGCGCGCCGGGAAGTGGTCTCGACCCTCCTCAACCAGTTGCGCGAGCGGGGCTTGATCAATTACGCGCGGAAGGACGGGTTGCTGTTGCATCGTGTCGGTCTCGACGGATTTTTGAGTGCTGCGGAAAAGATGCCTGCCAATCTCAGCGATTCCGGCTTCTAG
- a CDS encoding DUF2127 domain-containing protein, with protein MTPFLAQSRAPSHTGLTLIALFKLAKGMVLLLVGAALIRLVDPEIATFLAPAMDALHLHGHSRLVHALLLKIPVVSSHTLLLMAYASLLYSVLLLVEGCGLWLEASWAGYMTVISSSVFLPVEFYEVIRQVSVLHVAMLFLNVAIVGYLVRQLGERTLR; from the coding sequence ATGACTCCATTCCTGGCGCAATCGCGAGCACCATCACACACAGGTCTTACACTGATCGCCCTCTTCAAGCTGGCCAAGGGGATGGTCTTGCTGCTTGTCGGCGCGGCGCTGATTCGGCTGGTGGATCCCGAGATCGCGACATTTTTGGCTCCGGCGATGGATGCGTTGCATTTGCACGGGCATTCCCGCCTGGTGCATGCGCTGCTGCTGAAGATCCCCGTTGTTTCGTCTCACACCCTGCTGCTCATGGCCTATGCCAGTCTGTTGTACTCCGTCCTTTTGCTCGTCGAAGGGTGCGGTCTGTGGCTTGAAGCCTCGTGGGCGGGATACATGACCGTCATCTCCAGCAGTGTGTTCCTGCCCGTTGAATTCTACGAAGTGATACGACAAGTCTCAGTGCTGCATGTGGCGATGCTCTTCCTCAATGTTGCCATCGTGGGGTATCTGGTGCGGCAACTCGGAGAGCGGACGCTCCGATGA
- a CDS encoding nuclear transport factor 2 family protein has product MNEQRADSLAQAWIDAWNRHDLDAIVRHYATDVEFTSPFVPALSGEPSGTIHGRDPLRAYFRKGLDAYPNLHFELIRTLPGVDSLLLYYRSVNGLLAAEMMTVNGAGQIQTVRVHYVKE; this is encoded by the coding sequence ATGAACGAACAACGGGCCGACAGTCTGGCTCAAGCCTGGATCGACGCCTGGAACCGGCACGATCTGGATGCCATTGTGCGCCATTATGCAACGGACGTGGAGTTTACCAGCCCGTTCGTGCCGGCGCTATCCGGTGAGCCGTCCGGCACCATCCATGGGCGAGACCCATTACGGGCGTATTTTCGAAAAGGACTCGACGCCTACCCGAACCTGCACTTTGAATTAATACGCACGCTGCCAGGGGTCGACAGCCTGTTGCTGTACTACCGTAGCGTCAACGGATTACTGGCGGCGGAAATGATGACGGTCAACGGAGCGGGGCAGATCCAGACGGTGCGCGTGCATTACGTCAAAGAATAG
- a CDS encoding GIY-YIG nuclease family protein, with protein sequence MTWIVYILECTDGSLYTGITNDLERRMKAHANGKGAKYTKHRGPFTVRYTEALDSKGAALQREAAIKSLDRAAKVALIASMS encoded by the coding sequence ATGACTTGGATTGTCTATATCCTCGAGTGCACCGACGGCAGCCTGTACACCGGGATCACAAATGATTTGGAGCGGCGCATGAAGGCTCATGCAAACGGGAAGGGAGCGAAATACACGAAGCACCGTGGGCCGTTCACGGTGCGGTACACCGAAGCGCTCGACAGCAAGGGGGCCGCGCTCCAACGTGAAGCCGCCATCAAATCACTGGATCGCGCCGCGAAAGTGGCGCTGATCGCATCAATGTCGTAA
- a CDS encoding ATP-binding protein, with product MIVLSGATPLRRQKAAEVLAEELQLHLASVDLSAVVSKHAGETEKNVNRVFDMANRHGSILFFDEADALFSKRSQVQDAHDRYANAEVSHLLQCIEKHQGLVILTTNGKSRIEEAFSPEKPVIVLGGAPKKRGGAPKEKAAAKATPKPKSKSTPKPAPKKKVTKKK from the coding sequence GTGATCGTGCTGTCCGGAGCCACGCCGCTTCGCCGGCAAAAGGCGGCGGAGGTGTTGGCTGAAGAACTGCAGTTGCATCTGGCCAGCGTGGATCTGTCGGCAGTCGTCAGTAAACATGCGGGCGAGACGGAGAAAAATGTGAACCGCGTGTTCGACATGGCCAACCGTCATGGATCGATCCTCTTTTTCGATGAGGCGGACGCGCTGTTCAGCAAGCGCTCCCAGGTGCAGGATGCTCATGATCGGTATGCTAATGCCGAGGTGTCTCATCTCCTGCAATGCATCGAGAAGCACCAGGGCCTTGTCATCCTCACGACCAATGGAAAGAGCCGCATTGAGGAAGCCTTCTCGCCCGAAAAGCCGGTGATTGTGCTGGGCGGTGCCCCAAAGAAAAGGGGTGGAGCTCCAAAGGAAAAGGCTGCTGCCAAGGCAACGCCCAAGCCCAAGTCGAAATCCACGCCAAAGCCCGCGCCCAAGAAGAAGGTGACGAAAAAGAAGTGA
- a CDS encoding CBS domain-containing protein, which translates to MSTTRTTPKRARISLDRSIERLRRQLADLAAYLGRGFPTRNLEEFDRDTEDLIAELLGDTSELLEAYEYAEFGEAAGLVNLTDEAPESAGVESQRQRLLQRSRVLESCIAELEARRAAAPKYSPASQQALVGPPVAEHMSSEIRSLSQDASLTEAGQAMEQWQLGSLLLTDNQAYVGFITDSDLARAVVAKGVNPATAVNVCMRRPVVSIAGDRPMIEAVRMMKEQATRHLAVTQDDSIIGVISVSNILRYYSGVV; encoded by the coding sequence ATGTCTACGACGCGCACAACTCCCAAACGAGCCCGGATCTCCCTCGATCGCAGCATTGAACGTTTGCGCAGGCAGTTGGCCGATCTGGCCGCCTATCTGGGCAGGGGCTTTCCCACCCGTAACCTCGAAGAGTTCGATCGGGACACTGAAGACCTCATCGCAGAATTACTCGGAGACACCTCTGAGCTGCTGGAGGCGTATGAATATGCCGAGTTCGGCGAGGCCGCCGGCCTGGTGAATCTGACGGACGAAGCTCCGGAAAGCGCCGGCGTGGAGAGTCAGCGACAGCGACTGTTGCAACGCAGTCGGGTGCTGGAAAGTTGTATCGCCGAACTTGAAGCCCGCCGCGCCGCTGCCCCGAAATACTCACCAGCCAGTCAGCAGGCGCTCGTCGGTCCTCCGGTCGCCGAACATATGTCGTCCGAGATCCGTAGTTTGTCCCAGGACGCCAGCCTCACGGAGGCTGGGCAAGCCATGGAGCAATGGCAACTCGGCTCGCTGCTACTCACCGATAATCAGGCCTATGTCGGATTCATCACCGATTCAGACCTCGCTCGCGCGGTGGTCGCCAAGGGGGTGAATCCCGCGACGGCGGTCAATGTGTGTATGCGACGGCCGGTGGTGTCGATTGCAGGCGATCGTCCGATGATCGAGGCGGTGCGCATGATGAAGGAGCAGGCGACCAGGCATCTGGCCGTGACGCAGGATGACTCGATCATCGGGGTCATCTCAGTGTCCAATATTCTGCGGTACTACTCGGGCGTAGTGTAA
- a CDS encoding TCR/Tet family MFS transporter, whose amino-acid sequence MAHPMTHSQSSAAPRQAAVFFILVTVVLDMLSFGIIIPVLPKLVEEFLGGDTAQAAEIYGLMGTSWALMQFVCSPIQGALSDRFGRRPVVLLSNLGLGLDFILMALAPSLAWLFAGRVIAGIASSSFSTAGAYIVDVTLPEKRAAAFGMMGASFGLGFVLGPAVGGLLGAIDPRWPFWGAAATSLLNACYGFFVLPESLPLEKRAPFRWKRANPAGALILLRSHHELFGLATVNFLMNLAHGVLPSVAVLYLGYRYGWGPSAVGFTLAAVGVCAMIVQGTLVRPITARLGERRTLITGLLCGAAGFAIYGLAPTPLIYCAGIPVMAFWGLAGPSSQMFMTRRVSASEQGQLQGAIASLTGIAGLIGPTLFTQTFAAFIGPQADWHLPGAPYLLSAALLLIGAGIAWRATRAV is encoded by the coding sequence ATGGCCCATCCCATGACACACTCGCAGAGTTCAGCCGCACCGCGGCAAGCGGCGGTCTTCTTCATCCTTGTCACCGTCGTGCTCGACATGTTGTCGTTCGGGATCATCATTCCCGTGTTGCCGAAACTGGTCGAAGAGTTCCTCGGCGGCGATACCGCGCAGGCTGCGGAGATCTATGGCCTGATGGGCACGTCCTGGGCCTTGATGCAGTTCGTCTGCTCGCCGATTCAAGGCGCGCTGTCCGATCGCTTCGGGCGGCGGCCGGTTGTGCTGTTATCCAACCTGGGCCTCGGTCTCGATTTCATCCTTATGGCACTGGCGCCCAGTCTCGCCTGGCTCTTCGCGGGCCGGGTGATCGCCGGCATCGCATCATCCAGTTTTAGCACGGCCGGCGCCTACATCGTCGACGTGACGTTGCCGGAGAAACGCGCCGCCGCATTCGGCATGATGGGGGCCTCGTTCGGCCTCGGGTTTGTGTTGGGTCCTGCGGTGGGTGGGCTGCTGGGTGCCATCGATCCGCGTTGGCCTTTTTGGGGTGCGGCGGCGACCAGTCTGCTGAATGCCTGTTACGGGTTCTTCGTGCTCCCGGAATCGCTTCCGTTGGAGAAGCGGGCGCCGTTCCGCTGGAAACGGGCCAATCCGGCCGGCGCGTTGATCCTGTTGCGCTCGCATCATGAGCTGTTCGGTCTGGCCACGGTGAACTTCCTGATGAACCTCGCGCACGGAGTATTGCCCAGTGTCGCGGTGTTGTACCTGGGCTATCGATATGGCTGGGGGCCGTCGGCGGTCGGGTTCACGCTTGCGGCGGTCGGGGTCTGTGCCATGATTGTCCAGGGCACGCTGGTGAGACCGATCACGGCGCGGCTGGGGGAGCGGCGCACGTTGATCACCGGGTTGCTGTGCGGGGCCGCCGGGTTTGCGATCTATGGGCTCGCGCCGACGCCACTGATCTATTGTGCAGGCATTCCGGTGATGGCGTTTTGGGGACTTGCCGGTCCTTCGTCGCAAATGTTCATGACGCGCCGTGTCAGTGCGTCCGAGCAGGGGCAATTGCAAGGCGCCATTGCCAGCCTGACCGGCATTGCCGGGTTGATCGGACCCACGCTCTTCACGCAGACGTTTGCTGCGTTTATCGGTCCGCAGGCCGACTGGCATCTGCCTGGTGCGCCCTATCTGTTATCGGCGGCACTGTTGCTGATCGGAGCGGGTATCGCCTGGCGAGCAACGCGAGCAGTCTGA
- a CDS encoding AEC family transporter yields the protein MPATLQAFIAIFLLGALLRSSGLLRKLHAERLASVVFSISLPATILVSLDRMVFAPTAWKLPLAACLVTLSMLLCSWPVTRLLHLSRATRGGFLLGTGCINSVYFAYPVVLATLGDKGLAQAILFDLGQTTLTLTVIYALAVWHSAKSATTRSAMLRFVSSPPLWALCLSLLLTLFGLHLPGWLRETLIPIHLTTTPLASLVLGLSISFSAVRRTWPLALLGVGMRMLGGLLLGFAVAYGLDLAGMERAIVILIAAMPSAVTAVIFATDTGLDEDLVTSIVALSICVGVALLPWLPQLVFLLAG from the coding sequence ATGCCCGCCACCCTCCAGGCCTTCATCGCCATCTTCTTGCTCGGCGCGTTGCTCCGGTCGTCCGGCCTGCTCAGAAAACTCCATGCGGAGCGTCTGGCCTCTGTGGTCTTCTCGATCAGCCTGCCGGCGACCATTCTGGTGTCCCTGGACCGGATGGTCTTTGCCCCCACGGCCTGGAAGCTGCCGTTGGCCGCCTGCCTGGTGACGCTCTCGATGTTGCTCTGCTCCTGGCCGGTCACCCGCCTCCTCCACCTGTCGCGCGCCACACGAGGGGGATTTCTCCTGGGCACCGGCTGTATCAACTCCGTGTATTTCGCCTATCCCGTCGTTCTCGCAACCCTGGGAGACAAGGGACTGGCGCAGGCGATCCTGTTCGATCTGGGACAAACGACGCTCACACTCACGGTGATTTATGCGCTGGCGGTGTGGCACAGCGCAAAGAGCGCCACCACCCGATCAGCCATGCTGCGGTTTGTGTCGTCTCCGCCGCTCTGGGCCCTCTGCCTCAGCCTGCTGCTGACCCTGTTCGGACTTCATCTTCCCGGCTGGCTCCGCGAGACACTGATCCCCATCCACCTCACCACAACACCCCTGGCAAGTCTGGTGCTGGGCCTGTCCATCAGCTTCTCCGCCGTGCGACGAACCTGGCCCTTGGCATTGCTGGGCGTGGGCATGCGCATGCTCGGCGGACTACTCCTCGGATTCGCCGTCGCCTATGGGCTCGACCTTGCGGGCATGGAACGGGCCATCGTGATCCTCATCGCCGCCATGCCTTCCGCCGTCACGGCGGTCATTTTTGCAACCGACACGGGCCTGGACGAAGACCTCGTCACATCGATTGTGGCCCTCTCGATCTGCGTCGGCGTGGCGCTGCTGCCATGGCTGCCGCAACTCGTCTTCTTGCTGGCGGGATAA
- a CDS encoding methyltransferase, producing the protein MTYRALMRLANGYAESKVLLVANELGLFTAIGDGGKRADSLAAACGVTREGMQLLLQALVGLGLVRANAGRYWNSRLGVKYLDGRSPTAVTNLLWLLNHHWSDWTGMAQAIRRGRSGWAPVTKTTAFRRRFALAMHERSYVLAPRTLDGIRLPRGATRLLDLGGGSGAYSIALAQRHPDVHVLLVDQAVSVARRHINEAGLRDRVAVRQGDVLTAPLDSGFDVVLLSNLLHDLSEAENRGLLHRVHGALRPGGKIVIVEYFLNPAGTLPAEAAVFSLLMYAFTPTGRSYAWKEVEIWLRATGFGRFRRRSVTDSIGTLEAVRR; encoded by the coding sequence ATGACCTATCGGGCCCTGATGCGGCTGGCGAACGGTTATGCGGAGTCAAAGGTACTGCTCGTCGCCAATGAACTCGGTTTGTTTACGGCAATCGGGGATGGCGGCAAGCGCGCCGACTCACTGGCCGCCGCCTGCGGGGTGACGCGCGAAGGCATGCAGCTTCTGCTGCAGGCGTTGGTTGGCCTCGGCCTGGTTCGTGCCAATGCGGGCCGGTATTGGAACAGTCGGCTGGGGGTAAAGTATCTGGATGGCCGAAGTCCGACGGCGGTGACGAATCTGCTGTGGCTGCTGAACCATCATTGGTCTGATTGGACCGGGATGGCGCAGGCCATTCGGCGCGGTCGGTCCGGATGGGCGCCTGTCACGAAGACTACGGCGTTCCGACGACGGTTTGCCTTGGCGATGCACGAGCGAAGTTATGTACTGGCGCCGCGTACGCTCGACGGGATCCGGCTGCCGCGTGGAGCGACGCGCCTGTTGGATCTGGGCGGCGGGTCGGGCGCCTACTCCATCGCGTTGGCGCAACGTCATCCCGATGTTCATGTGCTGTTGGTCGATCAGGCCGTGTCGGTGGCGAGACGCCACATCAACGAGGCCGGGTTGCGGGACCGTGTCGCGGTGCGGCAGGGGGACGTCTTGACCGCGCCGCTCGATTCGGGATTCGATGTCGTATTGCTCTCCAACCTGCTGCATGATTTGAGCGAGGCGGAGAATCGAGGGCTGTTACATCGGGTGCATGGCGCACTGCGTCCGGGAGGAAAGATTGTGATCGTGGAGTATTTTCTCAACCCTGCCGGCACCCTTCCTGCCGAGGCCGCCGTGTTTTCGTTGCTGATGTACGCGTTCACGCCGACCGGGAGAAGTTATGCCTGGAAGGAAGTTGAGATCTGGCTGAGGGCAACCGGATTCGGACGGTTTCGCCGACGCTCCGTCACGGATAGCATCGGTACGCTTGAAGCGGTCAGGCGGTGA